The Gossypium hirsutum isolate 1008001.06 chromosome D06, Gossypium_hirsutum_v2.1, whole genome shotgun sequence genome contains the following window.
TATCCCTACTTGATTTCTGAGGAGCTTCACACACATCACTTCCCATATGATGTGCATGACGACTTTTAGACTTTCTTCTTATCTTTCCCTCTTCACCAGATGGCGGTTTCTTACTGTAATGTATCAACAGCTTGTCAATTATCCTTTCCTCCTCATTGTCTTTATGCTGCTCATCATCGAATAAAATTTGCAGACCTCGTTTTGAGTCATCTCTTTTCCTGCTTCTGTGTTTTCTCCTTGCAGATTCAGTATCTTCAGCATTATCAACTTCAGTAAGACCAGAAGTTGATTTCGAATGTCGCCTTCTCGATGATCTTCGTCTTGGTACAGGGGCATCACTTGCATCATGATTATAGTAATAATCTTTCTCACGATCACGATCATGACTATTCACTCTAACAGGCGGAATTATCTGCTCTTCTTTACCAGGATGATCTAACCCTTCCTTGTACTTATCTGTCCTATTAACCACATATGCCCTGTCATGTGTTGAAGGATCATCGGACACCCCATTGCTGTCAAAACCAGCAAGAGAAGATCCCACATTGGCATCATGCCTGTGATCCTTTGGTTTGGTACTTGGTTTAACATAAGGAGGAGGGATACCACTCTTAAAGTGGGACTTCCACTTcagttcatcttcttcatcagtTTTTCTTGTAGCATTTGGAAAACCATACTGGTGACCAGAGTTATCAGCAGCGAATTCCTCACCCTTGGACCATGAAGCTGCATAACTAGGACTTAGATCATGCTTTCTCTGAAGTAGAACATCTTGGTTATATATTCTAGGCGTACCATTCTGCCTACCATCTTGTAGTTTGGCTCCACCATCAGCTCTTTCCATTATTTTTCCATGAGAAGAACTGCTCAATCTTGCTGTTTTGAAGGCAACATCATCCTTCCCATTCCAAAATTCAACCTTACCAGCAGAGACTTCCTGTTTTTGCCATGATGGAATGTTGAGATCATTCTTCCTTGCAGAAGCTTGCTCCCTGACATGATGTGGCTGGTACCCCTCAACAGCAAATTCCTGTTTAGGTGGAAATATGATCTCATCCCTTTTTGAGACATTATCCTCCTTGCAGTTGCCCCGTCTACGCTCACCCTTACCTACTTCGTGTTTTTCTTTAGACAAAACTTTAACTTTATCGTCTTGTGAACCAGcacttcttccatcttttgatttaTGATTATGACCATTGACATGGGAAGACCCATAACTTTTAGGTTGGTCCTATGGAACAATTACAGAGATCACAAGAGTTCCACTGTGAGGACAAGGTATGGATAACCTCAAGAAGAATACTTAAAAAGTAAAGATCAAACAAATGAAGCATACCTGTGGAATCACGGTAGGTTTAGACATTCTTCGCTGAAAAGCTTCAGAGTCCCATTTTATGGAAAACTCTGATGCTATATCATGCATTACCTTGACTTTCTTCTCCATTGTGAAAGAATTTGAAGCTGAATTCTCGACAAGCTATCATCAAATTTTATAATGTTGGTCATAGAAAGCAGTGATGGGACCATAGATTAATCTCTTTTATAGCAGATTATCAGAAATTACCTGCTTATTGACAAATAATTCCAGGGAATTTCCATATCTTTCATGAAATATTTGCCTAAGATCACGTAACTCTGGCAAATCAGAGAATCTTGCAGCTGCAAACATCAGAGATGAAACAGCTTCCCTGCAATCTTCGGGGCAGTCACTGTGCATTGATTGACAAGAATAAGCAACTGTTTTTATCTGCTTATTAATGATAATTTCAAGGAAAAAAGTTCACAGCCCCTCCGCTATCTGTGCTAATATGCTCATATGTCTTCTACTCTTCCCCAGCATAAACTTAAAATTCTATAATTTTACCATTGCCTAAAAAACCTAGTTCCTTGCAACAACCCATCATCTTATGTCCCCTGAAAGCTGAAAAACCTTTAATGCTGAAGCATAGTTAGAATATACTATCTGGCATATGCTAATTTGCTCATATGTCTTCCCCagcataaacttaaaattttataatttagccatTAGATGATAAAACCTAGTTCCTTGCTACTCTTCTGTATTTCGCAGCATAGTTGAATGCTAATCTTATTCAGACTTCCTTTTCAATTTCACCCTCATTCATTACAGAGACAATGTAAACATAAAGTCTACCAAAGTGAAATAAATAATACAGCCACATATACCTCAGTTTTTGCATAAGTGAAACATGCTTCGACACGAACTCGCAGCATTTCTCAACAAAATCGTAGCAAGAGGAAAGGACCAATTCAGCTATATATCCTTCCACCTGTTGCACCACCTCGCAAAAATTTAAcacaaaattcattttaatttcatgtccataaatattcattttattaaaaaaaaaactaacattttGAGATATTCAAACAAGCCAgtcaatatatatacaaatttcaaacCTTCGTCTTCCGCTATTAAACATtctaaaaattaaaggaaaaaaaatacatttaagtCGGTTTTTTGAATTTGACCTCTTTTCCTATAATTTCAACACCGAATAAAAGGACTAAAAATaggaataataatttttaaaagaaattacccTGCCATAAGCATTAATATCAAGGCCATTAGCGAGCAGATCAGCTATGTCTTTCTTCAAAAACTTAAGCGTCGCACTCCTCTTCCTCCTTATTACATCGATCCGACTCTTTATCAGTTTTATCAATGACTTACTGCAAGAAAAACGAGAGGAAAAAATTTATcgtcaatttatttatttttataaaagaaaggaaaaaagagaaCAAGAATAATGCATCTGTTGTAATAGAAAATATAAACCATTTGGAGGCAAAACCACGGCCTAAGATTCCGTCCAGCATCTCCGATGATTTCCTAATTCAACTCAGCAGAACAATTAAACTCAGTTAAGTCACAAAGGAGGCCGTAAACTCAAAATGCAAATCAAGAAAACGAAAGATCTGCCATTAACGAAGAAGAGAAAAGGCTCTTTGCTTAAAGCTTCTTCACTGCCGTTTCTCGGACacccttaattttattttttttccttgagAAGCACTAATTTACAGGTATTTTCCAGCAGTGAACTAAAAACACGGGCACCATGTTGATTTACGATCATAGCCTTACTGTTTCCGTCGAATGAATGGAACTCTCAACCGGTCGATCATTTAAACGTTAGAAGGGTAATTTAGTAAAGTAGAAAAGCTATTGATTTGGTACGGATAAAGCGGTGGGTAAGGATTGATCTTGAGCGTCGGATGAGGGCTGTGGGTGGCGAAAGTGGACAGTGTGATGGGGGTGTTATCTTTTTCTCTTAGGTTAGGGGAATCGTGATTAGAGGGAATCTGATGAGCTGGATCGCATAATTAAGGTTATTAATAAAATGCTTAAAACtcattaattaatgttttatgatGACGAGTGACTTTTGGACAAATTTTCGGGGGTCTTCGTTTGTGTCCAAGGAGAATGAAACGGACGTTATTAACTGTTTTAACTGGaagtattttataattcaatagaTATCAATACCTGCTTATTAAcaattttttatgaattaaaaagaaaaaaagtaaagttTTAATAGTATCGTAATTAGCGCAATTCGAGTGGTGAAtatcttaattattaaattaatatatgtgctgatttataaaattaaatattttatcacCATGTATAAAAGCATGGTTTTTAACCTACCTTTATCAATTGGATTCATAAAAATATGTTTGTAAACATGATTATTATtgtattatcataaaattttaaaaatataatgaagtTTTAGCTTGTTGCCGGCTCAAATCCGCTGTGATTGACAATAGTGATGGGGTAGATATATTATTacaactaatttaattattttcttaccCAACCAATCAACCTGccaaatgttgtttatttatttatttatttatagagaATTGATTAAGAATTGTAATTCATGGATATTAGTTGAACGAGTGGTTTATACCATTACTATTTAAAGAAATGTAAttcttttatgaaataaaaataaaaggttaatataatatttggtggttggatttcaattttttattctaatttaaaacccgaatttaattttaatgtttattttttcaattaaatatttatcggttataattattcaaatttaaatattaaataatatattaactcaagcatggtatatttttaaaaataaaatattaaaaagtgaGTTTTAGATTGTGATTTTCAGAGGGAGTGAAAAGAGGGGTTAGTCAAAGGCGCCCATGTTATTAAAAATGACTTTAACATGCTGGGATTAGTTAATAAGCCAGAGATTCTATCACCAACAGCTTTACACGACATCCAAATATTATCATAATTGTAAAGGAACTAAGAAAGTTAAAAAGTGAATTTAGATTctcattttcaatgatttttcttttctaaattaaaagaaaatcaatagATTAAGGGTGGGTTTAGATGGGCGGTAGGGTGCGCTAtggtgcgtttagcttatttttaTCTCACGTTATAGTattgttataatatttaattttattgttactGTTATTTTTAAACTAACCGCAGATAAACACACCATCCATTCAAACTTACCCtgaatcttttttcttttacataaataaagcataaattttaaaaagtggattgagttttaattcgattGACATAGACACTATTGTCAATACAAGAATATGTGGGTTCGAGTATATTGAAGTgtattattcttctatttataaGGTAGAAAGagactataaataattttagacattgtgtccagaaaaacaaatataattagaAACTAAAGATGCGAGAAAatgttattatataattattagcaATGCATTTAAAATCCTAACATTTTGAGTAAATATAAATTTgtgtgtaaaataaaataatgtcaaACAAAAAATAGTATTAGTGACATGTAATTAAATTTATAGGTATTATTTTGAAACAAGCGATGTGTGGGTTGTTGTTAGTCAACATgagaaattattatttaaattacacgACTATAATCAACCAAACGACTAAAATCATCATGCGAGACTCATAAAGCTTCCTACACTAAGTACATGCTATTAACAAATCAACCACACAAAAGAAATAATACAAACATTGGGTTGAGCAAAGGTATAAGGTTTGGATGCTGCTGGAGTCTCACAATCTAATCAAAATCTACTTGATACATATGTATGAAAACAAATTCATCTGTATGTTGAGCATGGAAAGCTTAGGGATGCTAACATAATTTGATTTCAatgcataataaaagtattaaGTGGAGaagtatataatataaagtattagaagcataattaaaccaaattttatacTATTCGACAAAGGATACATAGTATCATTGTTGGAATGCCAGTACACTTGATGCAGTAGAAAAATAATTCCAGCAATCACAACCCTTGTGACGCGGTTGATTCTTTTGTCAATGTTACAAATCCTAGTTGCAATGAAAACGTCCCGGCCTCTACATGATCCACCTAACAAAATGATCGAAAATTCTCTAAAAAACCTTTTTGAAGAGTTTTTTTCTCAAAAACCGAAATCACACACTACTAGTTGTGTATCTATTCGGGTAACTAATAAGGCGGACTTAAGGATTGACatcctttttgtttttgttcaaaATGTTTTGAATGTAGGATTAAATGATTGATATCCTTTCCTGTTATCCAAAAACGTGTTTTGAATGCACATAATCACACATAAAAATTGTTAAGagattttcataaaattatattcATTCTAAAAAAGTATCAGTATTTTAAAATTCCTTAAAATAATCCTTAACTGAAAatccctaattatctaattaGCAATTTCGTTAATATGATTTACccaatttaaaaatatgttaagcCCAGTTCACACTAATTAAATTGAGTGTCTATGTGTGTATATCAAGCATGCACATTCATTGTGTTTTGATATTTGACTttatcgaattaaattaattatgtgaacatttctataattaatattattcGAGAATCAATTTAAATATAACCACGTCTTTCTAcatatttcaattgttttaacCATAATGTGTGATCCTGTGTGATCTTGCAATGTTGGCAATAATATTAGAATATTTCTAATGTTACAAATAATGAGAGACATCTagtaatgcatcattgctacccaagttacaagaagtcgtggTTCGACATTACCTTTCTGTGATAATGTTATCATGTAGTATATCACTTTGTCCTT
Protein-coding sequences here:
- the LOC107901225 gene encoding uncharacterized protein — protein: MLDGILGRGFASKCKSLIKLIKSRIDVIRRKRSATLKFLKKDIADLLANGLDINAYGRVEGYIAELVLSSCYDFVEKCCEFVSKHVSLMQKLSDCPEDCREAVSSLMFAAARFSDLPELRDLRQIFHERYGNSLELFVNKQLVENSASNSFTMEKKVKVMHDIASEFSIKWDSEAFQRRMSKPTVIPQDQPKSYGSSHVNGHNHKSKDGRSAGSQDDKVKVLSKEKHEVGKGERRRGNCKEDNVSKRDEIIFPPKQEFAVEGYQPHHVREQASARKNDLNIPSWQKQEVSAGKVEFWNGKDDVAFKTARLSSSSHGKIMERADGGAKLQDGRQNGTPRIYNQDVLLQRKHDLSPSYAASWSKGEEFAADNSGHQYGFPNATRKTDEEDELKWKSHFKSGIPPPYVKPSTKPKDHRHDANVGSSLAGFDSNGVSDDPSTHDRAYVVNRTDKYKEGLDHPGKEEQIIPPVRVNSHDRDREKDYYYNHDASDAPVPRRRSSRRRHSKSTSGLTEVDNAEDTESARRKHRSRKRDDSKRGLQILFDDEQHKDNEEERIIDKLLIHYSKKPPSGEEGKIRRKSKSRHAHHMGSDVCEAPQKSSRDTSDDMSETISRPARSISLPPAQTAESKGTKVYARASSFESDRSSAAQHVHPKLPDYDDLAAHFAAMKGR